The proteins below are encoded in one region of Methanofollis aquaemaris:
- a CDS encoding ArsB/NhaD family transporter: protein MTGPELIAIAIFLFTYALIIDERIHRAVAAMAGAAVIAFAGIVPWEKIPEYLDLGTIFLLMGMMIIVNTARGSGLFEYIAIKTAKLSKGSPMRVLVLFALVTAVTSAFLDNVTTVLLLTPMLLYIARVMELNPVPFLLTEIFASNVGGAATLIGDPPNIMIGSAAGLGFNDFLFTMGPIVAVDFVVVILFLALLYRKKIAVGKEAMEKIVRTLEGLDERAAIKDRSLFIKSVVTILLVVVLFFVHGELGVEPAVVALTGAALILFWSRVPPEEVLEKIEWPALFFFGGLFVIVGALVETGLIAQVANFVVGHVSSTGEAMIIIAWFSAIASAFVDNIPLTATLIPLIRDMGTAMDVGPLWWALSLGACLGGNGTAIGASANVVVLGVAEREGINISFIEFLKVGMIVLFLSVTIGLGLLWLRFMW, encoded by the coding sequence ATGACCGGCCCTGAACTCATCGCCATCGCGATCTTCCTCTTCACCTACGCCCTGATCATCGACGAGCGGATCCACCGGGCCGTGGCGGCGATGGCCGGCGCCGCGGTGATCGCCTTCGCCGGGATCGTCCCCTGGGAAAAGATCCCCGAATACCTGGACCTCGGCACCATCTTCCTCCTGATGGGGATGATGATCATCGTGAACACCGCACGCGGGAGCGGACTCTTCGAGTACATCGCGATCAAGACCGCCAAACTCTCGAAGGGCAGCCCGATGCGGGTGCTGGTCCTCTTCGCCCTCGTGACCGCGGTGACGAGCGCCTTCCTGGACAACGTGACGACGGTGCTCCTCCTCACCCCGATGCTCCTGTACATCGCGAGAGTCATGGAGCTCAACCCGGTCCCCTTCCTCCTCACCGAGATCTTCGCCTCCAACGTGGGCGGGGCGGCGACGCTCATCGGCGACCCCCCGAACATCATGATCGGCTCGGCCGCCGGCCTCGGGTTCAACGACTTCCTCTTCACGATGGGACCGATCGTCGCCGTCGACTTCGTGGTGGTCATCCTCTTCCTGGCCCTCCTCTACCGCAAGAAGATCGCCGTCGGGAAGGAGGCGATGGAGAAGATCGTCCGGACCCTTGAGGGCCTGGACGAGCGGGCGGCGATCAAGGACCGCTCGCTCTTCATCAAGTCGGTGGTCACCATCCTCCTGGTCGTCGTCCTCTTCTTCGTCCACGGCGAACTCGGGGTGGAGCCTGCCGTCGTGGCCCTGACCGGTGCGGCGCTCATCCTCTTCTGGAGCCGCGTGCCGCCCGAAGAAGTCCTAGAGAAGATCGAGTGGCCCGCCCTCTTCTTCTTCGGCGGGCTCTTTGTCATCGTCGGTGCCCTCGTCGAGACCGGGCTCATTGCCCAGGTCGCGAACTTCGTCGTCGGCCATGTCTCCTCCACCGGCGAGGCGATGATCATCATCGCATGGTTCTCGGCCATCGCCTCGGCCTTCGTGGACAACATCCCGCTCACCGCCACCCTCATCCCTCTCATCAGGGACATGGGCACGGCGATGGACGTCGGTCCTCTCTGGTGGGCCCTCTCCCTGGGCGCATGTCTCGGCGGAAACGGGACGGCCATCGGCGCTTCGGCAAATGTGGTGGTCCTCGGGGTCGCCGAGCGGGAAGGCATAAATATCAGCTTCATCGAATTCCTGAAGGTAGGGATGATCGTCCTCTTCCTCAGCGTGACGATCGGCCTCGGCCTCCTCTGGCTGCGCTTCATGTGGTGA
- a CDS encoding universal stress protein, giving the protein MKILALIDGSKWGHKAALHAVSIAKRKKDSEIVLLSVMDRREARVMAFNYCTQSDRCEIIGTYEQNIWDSMHQSLKDELENLKVYCAEEGCRCTSRVAEGSRREEIVREVNAGGYSLVVMGAHGRTGRLQLGSTLGEISGEIETPVLIVR; this is encoded by the coding sequence ATGAAGATACTGGCACTCATCGACGGCTCCAAGTGGGGTCACAAAGCGGCACTGCACGCCGTCTCAATTGCAAAACGGAAAAAAGACTCCGAGATCGTTCTCCTCAGCGTCATGGACCGGCGGGAGGCGCGGGTGATGGCCTTCAACTACTGCACCCAGAGCGACCGGTGCGAGATCATCGGAACCTACGAACAGAATATCTGGGACTCGATGCACCAGAGTCTCAAAGACGAGCTCGAGAACCTCAAGGTGTACTGCGCGGAGGAAGGATGCCGGTGCACCTCCAGAGTCGCCGAAGGGAGTAGAAGAGAGGAGATCGTCAGGGAGGTCAACGCCGGGGGGTACTCGCTCGTCGTGATGGGCGCCCACGGCCGGACCGGCCGTCTGCAACTTGGCAGCACCCTGGGCGAGATCAGCGGGGAGATCGAGACCCCGGTGCTTATTGTCCGCTGA